The following are from one region of the Gossypium hirsutum isolate 1008001.06 chromosome D03, Gossypium_hirsutum_v2.1, whole genome shotgun sequence genome:
- the LOC107950548 gene encoding heat stress transcription factor A-1b-like has protein sequence MDSLHDSLSAANAVATNGNTVPPFLSKTYDVVDDPSTNSVISWSSANNSFVVWKVPEFSRDLLPKYFKHNNFSSFVRQLNTYGFRKVDPDRWEFANEGFLRGQKHLLKTISRRKPANVHGNQQPQVHSSAVGACIEVGTFGLEEKVERLKRDKNVLMQELVRLRQQQQATDNQLQAVGQRVQVMEQRQQQMMSFLAKAMQSPGFLSQLVQQQNESNRHLTGGNKKRRLSRLDEENLTGEHGTIFPNRRIVKFQPSLNEAAKAMLHQILKMNTSPRLEPSIDNPDTFMIDGIPPSNALDSRSCSSRISGVTLSEVPPASGQSYLQAESGFPNSCPCTATLLTTESTNSGKISDINQHKSQKEAVFPSVPHMQGVVTDNDVGFTNASSGGGSERVNAEYIDPMSAILNGARPIQTDDFSSDRDMDMLLDGTPKLPAISDVFWEQFLTTSPPSGDSDEINSSSPENGAGCEPELLLGKNNGRDRIQHTNHLTEQMGLRTTDSRRG, from the exons atggaTTCCCTTCATGATTCATTATCAGCGGCGAATGCCGTCGCCACAAACGGCAACACGGTGCCGCCGTTCCTCAGCAAAACCTACGACGTGGTGGATGATCCATCGACCAACTCCGTTATCTCGTGGAGTAGCGCTAACAACAGTTTCGTTGTCTGGAAAGTGCCGGAGTTTTCAAGGGACCTTCTGCCTAAGTATTTTAAGCACAATAACTTCTCCAGCTTTGTCAGACAACTCAATACTTAT GGTTTTAGGAAAGTTGACCCAGACCGTTGGGAATTTGCAAATGAGGGGTTCCTAAGAGGTCAGAAACATCTCTTGAAAACTATCAGCAGGCGGAAACCTGCTAATGTCCATGGTAATCAACAACCTCAAGTTCATAGCTCGGCAGTTGGAGCTTGCATTGAGGTAGGGACGTTTGGGCTCGAAGAGAAGGTTGAAAGGCTTAAGAGGGACAAGAATGTTCTCATGCAGGAACTTGTTAGGTTGAGACAGCAGCAACAAGCCACAGATAACCAGTTGCAAGCTGTTGGCCAGCGTGTACAGGTGATGGAGCAGAGACAGCAGCAAATGATGTCTTTTCTTGCTAAGGCCATGCAAAGTCCAGGTTTCTTAAGCCAGCTTGTACAGCAACAGAATGAAAGCAACAGACACCTTACTGGTGGAAACAAAAAGAGGAGACTCTCCAGACTGGATGAAGAAAATTTAACCGGTGAACATGGTACCATATTTCCTAATAGACGGATTGTAAAATTTCAGCCTTCATTGAATGAGGCAGCGAAAGCAATGTTGCACCAGATATTGAAGATGAACACATCACCTAGGTTGGAACCTTCGATAGATAACCCCGATACTTTCATGATTGATGGTATTCCTCCTTCCAATGCATTAGACAGCAGGAGCTGCTCCAGTCGAATTTCTGGAGTGACACTGTCAGAAGTCCCACCAGCTTCTGGACAGTCTTATTTGCAAGCAGAATCAGGTTTTCCTAACAGTTGTCCGTGTACTGCCACTCTTTTAACAACTGAGAGTACTAACTCGGGTAAAATATCTGATATAAATCAGCATAAATCACAAAAAGAAGCAGTCTTTCCAAGTGTCCCTCATATGCAAGGGGTTGTGACTGATAATGATGTTGGCTTTACAAATGCAAGTTCGGGAGGAGGGTCTGAGAGAGTGAATGCAGAGTACATTGACCCTATGTCAGCCATTTTGAATGGTGCAAGACCAATACAAACGGATGACTTTTCTAGTGATCGTGATATGGACATGCTGCTGGATGGAACCCCCAAGCTTCCAGCAATTAGTGATGTTTTCTGGGAACAGTTTCTTACAACAAGCCCCCCCAGTGGGGACTCTGATGAAATTAACTCGAGTTCTCCAGAAAATGGCGCAGGCTGTGAACCTGAATTACTGTTGGGGAAGAATAATGGGCGGGATAGGATTCAACATACGAATCATCTCACAGAGCAAATGGGCCTTCGTACAACAGATAGCCGGAGAGGCTGA
- the LOC107950547 gene encoding protein EXORDIUM-like 6, producing the protein MASLSIRFLALSLSVTALFTCSSGHGHTYDPYNDKARMIHHGGPMLNGTVKLAIMWYGNCGKEIKNTMRNFIKSLTVPAKAKLQPQVTCWWKVVESYQSMIPDAKPGKSPKIKVKVVKQSGEKTYKYGKVLTLQGHIPELIEHVTKGDTELLPVIVAARDVSIQGICNGQCADHLLTEDPHPRPYIIVGNPETECPGECGWPFFPADMGPKGPVLKPPSGNMAADAMVVAFAGALVDAITNPMNDALYHSNKAKELGPATVCKGIFGRGAAPGNPGEVLTDPKTGGNFNAYGNKNKKFLLPAIWNPKTKSCWTV; encoded by the exons ATGGCGTCTCTTTCAATCCGCTTCCTGGCTCTTTCCCTTTCCGTCACTGCTTTATTCACTTGCTCCTCCGGCCATGGTCACACTTACGATCCTTATAACGACAAGGCACGGATGATCCACCACGGTGGTCCTATGCTCAACGGGACCGTTAAATTAGCCATCATGTGGTACGGAAATTGTGGCAAGGAAATAAAGAACACCATGAGAAACTTCATTAAATCATTGACCGTCCCAGCCAAAGCCAAACTTCAACCTCAAGTTACCTGTTGGTGGAAAGTAGTGGAAAGTTACCAATCAATGATACCAGACGCAAAGCCTGGGAAAAGCCCCAAAATCAAGGTCAAAGTGGTGAAACAATCAGGAGAGAAAACATATAAATATGGGAAAGTTTTGACTTTGCAAGGGCATATCCCGGAGCTTATCGAGCATGTCACTAAGGGCGATACTGAACTCTTACCGGTCATCGTTGCTGCAAGGGATGTCTCTATTCAAGGAATTTGCAACGGGCAATGTGCAGATCATTTACTTACTG AGGATCCCCATCCGCGACCATACATCATAGTCGGTAACCCAGAAACGGAGTGCCCTGGAGAATGCGGATGGCCTTTCTTCCCGGCTGACATGGGTCCAAAGGGACCAGTCCTTAAACCACCAAGCGGCAACATGGCAGCAGATGCTATGGTTGTTGCCTTCGCGGGTGCATTGGTTGATGCAATCACCAACCCAATGAACGATGCTCTCTACCATTCAAACAAGGCTAAAGAACTCGGCCCAGCCACCGTTTGCAAAGGCATTTTCGGTCGTGGTGCTGCCCCTGGCAACCCCGGCGAAGTTCTCACCGACCCCAAAACCGGCGGAAATTTCAATGCCTATGGAAATAAGAACAAAAAATTCTTGCTTCCAGCCATCTGGAACCCCAAAACTAAATCTTGCTGGACTGTTTAA
- the LOC107950915 gene encoding protein EXORDIUM-like 6 — MGSSSLTTRLLALALSVSLLFTSSSGHGHSWDPYTDKAKMIHHDGPMLTGNVKLALMWYGDCGKDIKNTMRNFIKSLELPGKDHLQPQVTRWWEVVESYQAMMPGAKPGKSPKIKVEVVKQLTNKAYKHGKVLTLQAHIPILIEELTKGDTNVLPVIVAARDVSIQGLCNGKCADHLLTEDPKPRPYIIVGNPETECPEECGWPFVPAKPGSKGPVLKPPSGNMAADAMVIAFASALADAVTNPMENGIYHENSATPMGPAAVCKGIFGPGAAPGNPGKVQTDPKTGGNFNAHGNNRKRFLLPAIWNPATKACWTL, encoded by the exons ATGGGTTCTTCTTCTCTTACAACCCGCCTCCTTGCTCTTGCACTTTCAGTCTCTCTTTTATTCACTTCCTCCTCCGGCCATGGTCACTCTTGGGACCCCTATACCGATAAGGCCAAAATGATCCACCATGATGGTCCGATGCTCACTGGGAACGTTAAACTAGCCTTAATGTGGTACGGAGATTGTGGAAAAGACATAAAGAATACGATGAGGAATTTCATAAAATCGTTGGAGTTGCCAGGCAAAGACCACCTTCAACCTCAAGTCACCCGTTGGTGGGAAGTGGTGGAAAGTTATCAAGCCATGATGCCAGGTGCAAAGCCTGGGAAAAGCCCCAAAATCAAGGTGGAAGTGGTGAAACAATTGACTAATAAAGCATATAAACATGGAAAAGTCTTGACTTTGCAAGCACATATCCCAATTCTTATCGAGGAACTCACTAAGGGCGATACTAATGTCCTTCCGGTCATCGTTGCCGCAAGAGATGTCTCCATTCAAGGACTTTGCAATGGAAAGTGTGCCGATCATCTACTTACTG AGGATCCCAAGCCGCGCCCATACATCATCGTCGGGAACCCAGAAACTGAGTGCCCTGAAGAATGTGGATGGCCTTTCGTTCCCGCTAAACCTGGCTCAAAAGGACCAGTCCTTAAACCACCAAGTGGCAATATGGCAGCTGATGCTATGGTCATTGCCTTCGCCAGCGCTTTGGCTGATGCGGTCACAAACCCTATGGAGAACGGCATCTACCATGAGAACAGCGCCACTCCTATGGGTCCTGCCGCTGTTTGCAAAGGCATTTTTGGCCCTGGCGCTGCCCCTGGAAACCCTGGCAAGGTCCAAACCGACCCCAAAACTGGTGGAAATTTCAATGCTCATGGCAATAATAGAAAAAGATTCTTGCTTCCTGCAATCTGGAACCCCGCTACTAAAGCTTGCTGGACTCTCTAA